The proteins below are encoded in one region of Pongo pygmaeus isolate AG05252 chromosome 20, NHGRI_mPonPyg2-v2.0_pri, whole genome shotgun sequence:
- the HPN gene encoding serine protease hepsin isoform X3: MCKMRTREDMQLGNEGPGTALRLIHLQVSSADARLMVFDKTEGTWRLLCSSRSNARVAGLSCEEMGFLRALTHSELDVRTAGANGTSGFFCVDEGRLPHTQRLLEVISVCDCPRGRFLATICQDCGRRKLPVDRIVGGRDTSLGRWPWQVSLRYDGAHLCGGSLLSGDWVLTAAHCFPERNRVLSRWRVFAGAVAQASPHGLQLAVQAVVYHGGYLPFRDPNSEENSNDIALVHLSSPLPLTEYIQPVCLPAAGQALVDGKICTVTGWGNTQYYGQQAGVLQEARVPIISNDVCNGADFYGNQIKPKMFCAGYPEGGIDACQGDSGGPFVCEDSISRTPRWRLCGIVSWGTGCALAQKPGVYTKVSDFREWIFQAIKPPGPEVILVVGSMPGLGWDVFLLGPGPQVQGHPPSRVLSSTVAGPLSPETTQPHPPDPHVNIVLLSGTPV, encoded by the exons atgtgcaAAATGAGGACCAGAGAGGACATGCAGCTGGGGAACGAGGGGCCAGGAACAGCTCTTAGACTTATCCACT TGCAGGTCAGCTCTGCGGACGCTCGGCTCATGGTCTTTGACAAGACGGAAGGGACGTGGCGGCTGCTGTGCTCCTCGCGCTCCAACGCCAGGGTAGCCGGACTCAGCTGCGAGGAGATGGGCTTCCTCAG GGCGCTGACCCACTCCGAGCTGGACGTGCGAACGGCGGGCGCGAACGGCACGTCGGGCTTCTTCTGTGTGGACGAGGGGAGGCTGCCCCACACCCAGAGGCTGCTGGAGGTCATCTCCGTGTG TGATTGCCCCAGAGGCCGTTTCTTGGCCACCATCTGCCAAG ACTGTGGCCGCAGGAAGCTGCCCGTGGACCGCATCGTGGGAGGCCGGGACACCAGCTTGGGCCGGTGGCCGTGGCAAGTCAGCCTTCGCTATGATGGAGCACACCTTTGTGGGGGGTCACTGCTCTCCGGGGACTGGGTGCTGACAGCCGCCCACTGCTTCCCAGA GCGGAACCGGGTCCTGTCCCGATGGCGAGTGTTTGCCGGTGCCGTGGCCCAGGCCTCTCCCCACGGCCTGCAGCTGGCGGTGCAGGCTGTGGTCTACCATGGGGGCTATCTTCCCTTTCGGGACCCCAACAGCGAGGAGAACAGCAACGATATTGCCCTGGTCCACCTCTCCAGCCCCCTGCCCCTCACAG AATACATCCAGCCTGTGTGCCTCCCAGCTGCCGGCCAGGCCCTGGTGGATGGCAAGATCTGTACCGTGACGGGCTGGGGCAACACGCAGTACTATG GCCAACAGGCCGGGGTACTCCAGGAGGCTCGAGTCCCCATAATCAGCAATGATGTCTGCAACGGCGCTGACTTCTATGGAAACCAGATCAAGCCCAAGATGTTCTGTGCCGGCTACCCCGAGGGTGGCATTGATGCCTGCCAG ggcGACAGCGGTGGTCCCTTTGTGTGTGAGGACAGCATCTCTCGGACGCCACGTTGGCGGCTGTGTGGCATTGTGAGCTGGGGCACTGGCTGTGCCCTGGCCCAGAAGCCAGGCGTCTACACCAAAGTCAGTGACTTCCGGGAGTGGATCTTCCAGGCCATAAAG CCTCCAGGGCCCGAGGTGATCTTGGTGGTGGGATCCATGCCAGGCCTAGGATGGGACGTTTTTCTTCTTGGGCCTGGTCCACAGGTCCAAGGACACCCTCCCTCCAGGGTCCTCTCTTCCACAGTGGCGGGCCCACTCAGCCCCGAGACCACCCAACCTCATCCTCCTGACCCCCATGTAAATATTGTTCTGCTGTCTGGGACTCCTGTCTAG